A region of the Kribbella sp. NBC_01245 genome:
ACGACCAGCACGGTACGGCGGTTGTGGTGCTGGCCGCGCTGCGTAACGCGCTCAAGCTCACCGGCAAGTCCATCGAGTCGATCCGCGTGGTCATCTCCGGGGCGGGTGCCGCCGGGGTGGCGTGCGCGCGGATCCTGCTCCAGGCGGGCGTGAGCGACCTGGCCGTGGTGGACAGCAAGGGCGTGCTCTCGAAGGACCGGGCCGATCTGACCCCGGTCAAGCTCTCGCTGGCCCACGACACCGACGGCCCGTCCGGACGCCTGGTCGACGCGCTCGACGGTGCCGACGTGTTCATCGGCGTGTCCGGCGGAACTGTGCCGGAGGAAGCCGTGGCACGGATGAACGAGGGCGCGATCATCTTCGCCCTGGCCAACCCGACGCCCGAGGTCCACCCGGATATCGCCCACCGGTACGCCGCGGTGGTGGCGACGGGTCGTTCCGACTTCCCGAACCAGATCAACAACGTGCTGGCCTTCCCGGGGATCTTCCGGGGCGCCTTCGACGTGGACGCCTCGCGGATCACCGAGGGCATGAAGCTCGCGGCCGCCGAGGCCCTCGCGAACCTGATACCGGCCGACGAACTGCGCGCGGACTACGTCATTCCGTCGCCGTTCGACCCGCGCGTCGCGACGGCCGTGGCCGCAGCCGTCTCGGCCGCCGCGTACACCGACGGCGTCGCCCGCGCCTGATTCGACGCCCTTATCCGGAGAACCTTGCGCTAGCGGGCAAGGTTCTCCGGAGAGGCGTGATGTCAGCCACTGCCCTTGCGTGCGCGCGGGCCTAGGGTGGGCAAATGCTTGCTGCTTACGCTGCCAGGTTCGCTCCGGATGATCCGATCTCCGCGTTGGAGGTGGGGGAGCGGCCCGAGCCGGTCGCGCCCGAAGGCTGGGTGACCGTGGACGTGAAGGCCACCGCGCTGAACCACCATGACCTCTGGTCGCTCAAGGGTGTCGGGCTGTCCGAGGACAAGCTGCCGATGATCCTCGGTTGCGACGCGGCCGGGTTCGATGCCGACGGCAACGAGGTCGTCGTCCACGCGGTCATCTCGGATCCGGCGTGGAAGGGTGACGAGACGCTCGACCCGCGGCGGAGCCTGCTGAGCGAGCGCTACCAGGGCACGCTGGCGGAGAAGGTCGTCGTGCCCGCCCAGAACGTCATCGCCAAGCCCGCCGGCCTGAGCTTCGAGGAGGCCGCGTGCCTGCCGACGGCCTGGCTCACGGCATACCGGATGTTGTTCACGCAGTCGGGCCTGAAGCCGGGCGACACCGTGCTCGTGCAAGGCGCCGGCGGTGGAGTCGCGACGGCCCTGATCACGCTGGCGCGGACCGCCGGGTATCGCGTCTGGGCGACCAGCCGGGATGAGGCCAAGCGGGCGAAGGCGGTCGAGATCGGCGCGCACGACGCCTTCGAATCGGGCGCGCGGCTGCCGGATCGGGTGGACGCCGTGATGGAGACGGTCGGCCAGGCCACTTGGTCGCATTCGCTGAAGTCGCTCCGGCCGGGTGGCACCGTGGTGATCTCCGGCGCGACTAGTGGGCAGGCGCCGAAGTCGGCCGAGCTCAACCGGATCTTCTTCCTGCAGATGCGGATCCAGGGTTCGACCATGGGCACCCGTCAGGAGTTGGCCGGACTGTTGTCGTTCCTGGCCAATACCGGGATCAAGCCGCACATCGACTCGGTCATGCCGCTCAAGGACGCGCGCGAAGGCTTTGCCCGGATGAACCAGGGCGACGTCTTCGGCAAGGTCATCTTCACCGTCTGACTCTGATGATCGTTGTACGACGGGCAGAACCGGGTGATGCCGAGGCAGGCGCCTACTGCCATGCCACGTGCTGGCGAGAGGCGTACACGGGTCTTGCCGATCCAGAGAAGCTAGAGGCGGCAGTAGGCGACATACCCCGCCGTACCGAACGCTGGAAGGCACGCCTTGCTGACGGCCACGTGCAATGGCTGGCGATCAACCCGAACCCAGAGGCGGCCGTCGAGGACAGAGTCATCGGCTTCTCTCACCCCGGGCCTAACCGGGATGAGCCGCCACTGACGGCTCTAGAGCTCTACGCCATCTACGTCCGCAAGGCGTGGTGGGGGAGCGGTCTAGCCGAACGACTCATGCAGGCCGCTATAGGTAACGAGCCCGCCAGCCTTTGGGTGCTCGAGGGCAACGCGCGCGCTCAGGCGTTCTACGCCAAACATGGGTTCGTCCCGGATGGCATGCGAGTGGACGAGCCTTTCTTCGGCGTACCGGAGATCAGGATGGTCCGTTCCGGCGCGTGACCCGGCCTTGTGATGGGTACTGGGTGGTGAGGGTAGATAGGCCGCCCGTCCGTCGTGCTCGTTGGGAGACAGCGATGTTCGCGATCATTGCCGCAGTGATTTTCGGTTTGGCTCTCATCTTGGATTGGACCGAAGCCGAGGTCAGTGACGCGCTCACTCCACAGACGTTGCTGATAGCGGGGCTGCTCTGTATCGCCTTGCATTTGGCCGGTATCGGCACCTCGACCAGCTGGCGCGGCCGCAAGCGCTGAGGGATCAGGGTGCCTGAGGTCAGGATGGTCCGTGCCGGTTTGTGACGTTTCACGCCGGAAACAATTTCGTCGCACCTGGGCAACGCGGTTGGCGGAAGCTTGCCTCACCACGGGAAACCCCCGGGATCGATCCGCCTGATCGATGACGGAAACAGGAGCGCCCATGAGGCCTACCTTGACGGTGATCGCTGATCCCGCAGACCGCTGGATGACCAAGGCTGCGTGCATCGGCCAGGCGCCGGCGTACGACGAGACCGCGAGTGTGTGGGAGCGGCGGAAGGCACAGTCCATCTGCCTGACCGCCTGCCCAGTGCTGGAGGATTGCCGCGCCTGGGCGCGCCGGACCAAGTTCAGCGGTGTCGCCGCGGGGGAGAACTTCCTGTACGGACGCCGCCGCGGCCGCCCGGGCCCAGCGGAGCGCCGGGACGAGCAGCAGGCGAGCTAGGAGTTACACGAGCTGGTGCTGTTTCGCCGGGGCAGGAGCGGGGTCCCGGCGGAACGGCGCCACCAGCGTGGGGATTAGGTGGCGACGGTTATGCACGAGTGCAGTGATCGCTAGGACCAGGTAGACGCCGCAGAGCACGTACCGCCCGGTCTGACCGGGGATGGCGAACTGCACGGCGAAGAGACCCAGCAAGGTCCACGCCGCCCAGCGGGGGAAGCGAAGCGCAAGCAGTACGGCGATGCCCAGCAGGGTCTGCGTCGCCGTGAGCAGGAACTCCTCGGTCTGGCGGCTGTCGAGCGCCAGTGACGCCGGGCCGCCGCCAATGCCGTAGGCGACGGGCAGACTGCCGACTAGCAGCGTCCACTGGTTCACCTTGGCCGAGATGAGTAGTCCGATCGCTGCCGCGCCCTTGCCACGCCACGCGAACAGGATGGCCACCAGGAACTCAGGAGTCTCCGAGGCGAGTGGGGCCAGCCACTGCACCAGCAGGAACTCGTCGACGCCGAGGACGCGTCCACTCGCCACAAGTGACTCCGCGAACGGCTCGGCGCTTGCCAGGATGATCGCGGCAGCGCTGACGAACATCCCGATCACGAGCGTCCGACGCTGCTTGGTGCCCAAGGCGCCGATCCGCGCGGCCGGGCCGACCAGCTCGGGGTCTTCGTCGTCGCCCGAGGTCGCCGCGCGCCAGAGGTAGAACGCGAAGAACGCGAGCAACGCGATGCCCAGCACTAGGTGGATCTGGCCGCTGATCGGGATGATGAACGCGACCACGGCGGCGATCGCGAGGAAGCCGAGCTCGCGGCGATAACCCGAGTCGAGCACGAGTGCCCGCACGGTCCGGCCGCTGCGCTTGCTTGCGATGTAGAGGCTGACCAGCACGACGACGGACCAGCCGAGGCCGAGCAGGAGCCGGTTCGAGCCGGTCATGTTGGCGGCCGCGTAGGCGACGTACTCCGGATTGCTGCCGGCGGTGTGCGCGAAGTAGAGGTCCACCGCATACTCCGGCAGGACCGCGATCAGGGCCAGTACCGCGATGGCCAGGCCGCCGGAGATGTCGACCTCCGCCGCCTCGGCGGCCCAGGCCAGCACGAAGGACGCGGCGACCACGCCGAGACCGAACACCAGCAGGGAGATGGCCGGCGCCGGGTGGAGCTGGGTCAGCCTCAGCACGACGGCCGGAATGGCCAGTGCGAGGCAGAGTGCCACGGGGCGGAAGGCTCTGAACACGGTTCCAAGCCTGCCACCACTTTGATACTTTCGCAATTGCGCAAGTATGAGAGCGTCCTCACCCCGGCCCGGCGTCCACTCAGTGGACTGGCTGAGGCATCAGAATGAGCATGCGATGACAGAACCGACCCGCGCCCAGCTCGATGCCGCCGCCAGCACGTTTGCCATGCTGTCGGCGCCAGTCCGCCTGCACCTGGTGTCCCTCGCGGCCCAGGGGGAGTACGACGTCGGCACGCTCGCCGCCCGGGTCGGCGTCAGTATCGCCACCGCCAGCCAGCACCTCGGCAAACTCCGCCTCGCCGGCATCATCACCGCCCGCCGCGACGGCCGCCGCCACATCTACACCGTCGACGACCCCCACGTACTCACCCTCGTCGACCAGATCTTCGAGCACATCGCCCCCGACGGCACCCTCGCCCCCGACCCACCCCTCCGCCGCAAACGCCCGCCCTCAGACCCAAACGACGAGTCGTAGCCAGCGTCCGAGGCACACGCCCGGGAAGGCTCCTGCGTCCTTCTCAGACGATGTGGCGTAGGTAGCGTTCGGGCGCTTGAAGGAACGCTTTCCAGTTTTGGACGAGTTCTAGGTCGTCCCAGGTCGTTTCGCGGATGCCCCACTCGCCGACTTCGAGGATGCGGGCGCCGGGGACGGACGCGACCACGGGGGAGTGGGTGGCGCAGAGGACTTGCGCGCCGCCGGTTGCCATTTCGCTCAGTACGCCGACCAACGCGAGGCTGGAGGAGAAGGAGAGGGCCGACTCGGGCTCGTCGATGCAATAGAGGCCTGGGCTGTCGAACCGGCTGCGCAGGATCTCCAGAAAACCCTCGCCGTGGCTCAGCTCGTGAAACCGAGGGTCGTACACGCCCGGGTTTTGTTCGAGGTACGTGTAGTAGCCGTGCATCGTCTCGGCCCGGAGGAAGAACCCCCACCGCGCGCCACCAGCGCCACGGGTCAGCCGGATCTGCCCGGACAGCGGTGACTCGGATTCACGCGTACTCACCCGCGCGCCGGTCGATCCGCCCTCGGGCGACATGCCGAAGGCGATCGCGATGGCCTCGACCAAGGTGGATTTGCCCGCGCCGTTCTCGCCGACCAGGAACGTGACGCCGGGGGAAAGATCGAGGCCGTCGCGCAAGAGCTGCGCGACGGCCGGGATCGTATGAGGCCACTCCGAGCCGGGTGAGACGCCGTCAGCCGCCTGCACCCGACGTACCGGATGTGTCTCGAAGGGCACTACCTACTCGTCTTCGTCGTCCAGGCGGGCCAGCCAGGTGGCGAACCGCTCGATCGGCGTTTCGAACTCGGGGTTCAGGTCGACGAACTCGCGCAGCCTCTCGGCCACCCAGGCCAGCGTGACGTCTTCCTCGCCACGCCGGCTCTCGAGCTCCTCGATCCCTCTGTCGGTGAAGTACACGTCAGCTGAAGGCCTGCTTCAGCAGCGTGGACTGCTCGGCGGTGTGCACACTGTGCGAACCGACGGACGTCGCGGACATGTCCGTCCGCGACACCCGGTAGAACGGCTTGCCACCGAGGTGCTGGGTCAGGTTCAGCGCCATGAACGGCCACGGGCCCTGGTTGGCCGGCTCGTCCTGAACCCAGCGGATCTCCTGCAGGTTCGGGTACTTGGCGAGCTCCGCCTGGATCTCGGCCACCGGCAGCGGGTAGAGCTGCTCGACCCGGACGATCGCGGTGCTGAGCTTGTCCGGCTCGACCTTCTTGCGCTCGGCGAACAGGTCCCAGGCGACGCGGCCGGATGACAGCAGCACCCGCTCGACACCACTCGCGACCGCGGGATCGGTGGACGTCTCGGTGTCGCCGATGATCGGCTGGAACGCACCCCGAGTGAACTCCTCGGGCTGCGAGGTGGCCGCCTTGAGCCGGAGCAGCTGCTTCGGCGTGAAGATGATCAGCGGGTGGTGCTCCTCGCCGAGCGAGTGGCGCCGCAGCAGGTGGAAGTACGACGCGGGGGTCGACGGCTGCGCGACGGTCATCGCGTCCTCGGCGCAGAGCGTGAGGAAGCGCTCAATCCGGGCCGAGCTGTGGTCCGGGCCCTGCCCCTCGTAACCGTGCGGCAGCAGCAGCACGACCCCGGACTTCTGGCCCCACTTCGCCTCACCGGACGAGATGTACTCGTCGATGATGCTCTGCGCGCCGTTCACGAAGTCACCGAACTGCGCCTCCCAGAGCACCAGCGCCTCCGGACGCGCCACCGAGTAGCCGTACTCGAAACCGAGCGCGGCGTACTCGCTGAGCAGCGAGTCGTAGACGTAGAAGTTCTCCTGGCCCTCGTCGAGGTGCTGCAGCGGCGTGTAGTCCTGACCGGTGACCCGGTCGATGATCGTCGCGAACCGCTGCGAGAACGTGCCGCGGCGGCTGTCCTGACCGGCGAGCCGGACCGGACGGCCCTGCAGCAGCAGCGAACCGAAGCCGATGATCTCCGCCGTACCCCAGTCGATCGGGCCTTGCGTGATCGCGGCGGCCCGGCGCTGCAGCTGCGGCAGCACCTTCGGGTGCGCGGTGAAGCCCTCCGGCAGCGTGGTGTACGCGTCGGCGATCTTCTTCAGCACCTCCGGCGTGGTCGCGGTCGCGTCCGGACCCTCGGGCTTGTCCGGGTAGACCGGCACCGTCACGTACGGCGGCGGCGTGTCCGGCTCGGACTTGGCCTCGCGCACCTCGGTGAAGACCCGCTCCAGCCGCTGCTGGAAGTCGCGCAGAACCTGCTCGGCCTCCTCGACGGTGATGTCGCCACGGCCGATCAGGGACTCGGTGTAGAGCTTGCGCACCGAACGCTTCTGCTCGATCAGGTCGTACATCAACGGCTGGGTGAAGCTCGGGTCGTCGCCCTCGTTGTGGCCGCGACGGCGGTAGCAGACCAGGTCGATGACGACGTCCTTGTTGAACGCCTGGCGGTACTCGAAGGCGAGATCCGCGACCCGGATGCAGGCCTCGGGGTCGTCGCCGTTCACGTGGAAGATCGGCGCCTGCACCATCCGCGCGACGTCCGTGCAGTACATGGACGAACGCGACGAGGCCGGCGAGGTGGTGAAGCCGACCTGGTTGTTGACGATGACGTGGATCGTGCCGCCGGTGCGGTAACCGCGCAGCTGCGACAGGTTCAGCGTCTCCGCGACGACGCCCTGGCCGGCGAAGGCCGCGTCACCGTGGACCAGCACCGGCAGGACCGGGAAGACCGCGCCCTGGTTCAGGATGTCCTGCTTGGCGCGGGTGATGCCCTCCAGGACCGGGTCGACGGTCTCCAGGTGGGACGGGTTCGCCGCGACCGACACCTTGATCTTGTCGCCGAACTCGGACACGAACTCGCCCTCGGCGCCCAGGTGGTACTTCACGTCACCCGAGCCCTGGACCGTGCGCGGGTCGATGTTGCCGTCGAACTCGCGGAAGATCTGGCTGTACGACTTGCCGACGATGTTGGCCAGCACGTTCAGCCGGCCGCGGTGGGCCATGCCGATGGTGACCTCGTCGAGCCCGGCACCAGCGGCCTCTTCGCAGATCTCGTCCAGCAGCGGGATGGTCGTCTCGCCACCTTCGAGCGAGAAGCGCTTCTGGCCGACGTACTTCGTCTGCAGGAAGGTCTCGAACGCCTCGGCCTCGTTCAGCTTGGCGAGGATGCGGAGCTGCTCTTCGCGCGGCGGCTTGGTGTGCGGCCGCTCGACCCGCTCCTGGATCCACTTGCGCTGTTCCGGGTCCTGGATGTGCATGTACTCGATACCGACCGTGCGGCAGTACGAGTCGCGCAGGATGCCGAGGATCTCGCGCAGCTTGAGGAAGCGGCGATCGCTCTGCGCACCGAACGACCCGGTCGCGAACTCACGGTCCAGGTCCCACAGGGTCAGACCGTGCGTGGCGACGTCCAGGTCCGGGTGGCTGCGCTGCTTGTACTCCAGCGGGTCGGTGTCGGCCATGATGTGGCCGCGCACCCGGTAGGCGTGGATCAGCTCGAGGATGCGCGCCTGCTTGGAGACGTCCTCCTCGTGGCTGTGCGGCAGGTCCTGGGCCCAGCGGATCGGCTCATACGGGATCCGCAGCGCCTGGAAGATCTCGTCGTAGAAACCCTCCTCGCCGAGCAGCAGCTTGTGCAGCCGGCGCAGGAACTCACCCGACTGGGCGCCCTGGATGATGCGGTGGTCGTACGTCGAGGTCAGCGTCATCACTTTGCTGACCGCGAGCTTGGCCATCGTCTCCTCGGCCGCCCCCTGGTACGCCGGGGGGTACTCCATGGCGCCGACGCCGACGATCGCGCCCTGGCCCTTCATCAGCCGCGGCACGGAGTGCTGGGTGCCGATGGTGCCGGGGTTGGTCAGGCTGATCGACGTGCCCTGGAAGTCCGGCAGCGCGAGCTTGTTGTCGCGGGCCCGGCGCACGATGTCCTCATACGCCATCCAGAAGTCGGCGAAGGTCATCGTGTCGGCGCCCTTGATCGACGGCACCAGCAGCTGCCGGGTGCCGTCGGGCTTCTGCATGTCGATGGCCAGGCCGAGGTTGATGTGGGCCGGCTTCACCACCGTCGGCTTGCCGTCGACCTCTTCGTAGTACGCGTTCATCTCGGGCAGCGTCTTGAGCGCCTTGACCAGAGCCCAGCCGACCATGTGGGTGAACGAGACCTTGCCACCCCGCGCGCGCTTGAGGTGGTTGTTGATCACGATCCGGTTGTCGATCATCAGCTTGACCGGCACCTGCCGGACGCTGGTGGCCGTCGGGACCTCGAGGCTCGACTCCATGTTCTGCACGGTCCGCGCGGGGGCACCGCGCAGAATCGTCCGCTCGGGCTCTGCCTGGGCGGGTGCGGACTTGGGTTGCGCGCTGGGCGGCTGGTTCACCGTGCCTCCGGTCGGGCTGCCGCTACCGGCAGGTGCTGCTGTGGTCGGGGAAGTTGCTGGTGCTTTCGCGGCCGGGGCCGCGGTGGGTACGGCGTTGGGCTGCCCGGCGGTCGGCTGCGCGGCCTTGGGCTGTACGGCGGTCGGCTGGCTCGGCGCCGTCGGCGTCGTTGGCTGGGCCGGTGCGGGAGAACCCGGAGCTACCGGCTGCGCGGTGGCGGCAATGCTCGACGCGGGCGCGGCCGGAGCCGTACCACGGCCGGGCGCCTCGGGCGTCTTGTTGTCGGAAACGGCATCCGGGCGCGGGGCGTCGTTGGAAGTGCCCTTGGTCGTCCGGTTCGCACCGGTATCCGGGGTGTACCCCTTGAAGAATTCCCACCAGGCCCTGTCCACCGAGTTCGGATCCTGGAGGAACTTCTGGTACATCTCGTCGACCAGCCATTCGTTCGCGCCGAAGGCTGCAAGCGGGTTCGTTTCTGATGGCTCGGTGGCCACTGGGCAGTTCGCCTCTTCCGATCGTGTCAAGTGCCGCTGGTGTGCATGCCGAAGTTATGGGGCCGAAAGTTATGGGTAGGTCCCGAGGGCAAGGCTAATAGCAGGCCCCACACTTCTACAGCCCGGGCCTACCGGACCAGTCGCCCCACTGGTTGCGTCCGGCACCGGTTCGGGGGCCGATCCGGCTGGTCCGTCGATCAAAGGCCTGTGCACAGACCGTAAAGGGCGGTTCCGACACTGTTCGCAAGCTGATTCGTACACTACGCGCTGTGGCGAACGTCACGCCCCGCCTTCACCAGGATTTCACCGGTTGACCAACCGGCGGACCAGCTTCAGCCCTGACCAGGTGCCATCGATCGCGCACACCTTCACGTCCACGACGCCCAGTGGCAGCGCCAGCTCCCGGACGCCGTTCTCGTTGAGGTCGGTCGCGACCCCTGACGATCGCTTCGGCCACGCGACCCAGATCATCCCGGCCGTGGTCGTACGCTCGAGCAGCACGGGCAACCGGCCGGCCAGCCGAGCCCGATCCGGGCAGAACGCCAGCACTATGTCGTACTCCCGGGTGTCCGCGCTTTCGGCGGTCTGCGCGCCGTCCGGCAGGCCCTCGATCGCGAACCCGGGTGGCGCGTTGTCGAGCCATACCGTCTGCCCCGGTTTGACCCCAAGCTTCGCGGCAAGCGGCTTCCCGGAATACCCACTGGTCATAACCCTGATGCTAGGCCGAGTGGCATTGGTGGGGATGTGGACTGGTGGGCGGCATACTGGCCCGCATGGCGCTGACTGACGAGGCGATCGTCAAGATCAAGTCGATGATCACTTCCGGGGAGCTGGGACCAGGGGACCGGTTGCCCAAGGAAGCGGATCTGGCTGCCCGGCTCGGGTTGTCGCGCAATTCGCTGCGCGAGGCGGTCAAGGCGCTGACGCTGGTCAACGTGCTGGACGTGCGGCACGGCGACGGCACCTATGTCACCAGTCTCGACTCGGCGCATCTGCTCGACGCCTTGAGCTTCATGGTCGACCTGCACCAGGACGATTCGGTCCTGCAGTTCTTCGAGGTACGACGCCTGCTCGAGCCTGGCGTCGCGGCGCTCGCGGCCGGGCGGATCACCCCGGAGGAGCTCACCAACCTGCGTGAGCTGACGAGCTCGCTCACGGCGGAAGCGGACGTCGACGACCTCGTCGCCAACGACCTGCGCTTCCATCGGGCCATCGCCGAGGCCACTGGCAACGCCGTCGTCTGTTCGCTGCTGGACGGCGTCTCGGGTGCCACTCAACGGGCGCGGGTCTGGCGCGGGATCACCCAGTCCGGCGCGGTCGAGCGGACGCTCGCGGAGCACAACGCCATTCTCGACGCGCTCGAAGCCGGTGACGCCGACGCGGCTCGCGCGTGGATGACCGCGCACATCGTCGGGGTCGAGACCTGGCTGCGCAAGGCCGCCACGTCCGACTGAAGTAATCGGTTGAACGACCCTTCGGCGGTGGCTACCATGACGGAGTCTTATTGCCGTTGATCGGAGTGATGGTTGCTCGCTTGAGATCGAACTCTCGCCGTTGGCCGCCCCAATTCTGGGTGTGTGGCCTCGACATCGATCTCAGGAGTGTCCATGGTCAACTCTCATATCAGCACGGCCCTTTCCTGCACTGACCTGCATTTCGCCTGGCCCGACGGTGACGTCGTCTTCGACGGATTGTCGTTCGTGGCCGGCCCGGTTCGCTCCGGGCTGGTCGGGCGCAACGGCACCGGTAAGTCGACCCTGTTGCGGTTGATCGCCGGCCGGCTGAAACCCCAGGGCGGTGTGGTGAAGTACGCCGGCACGCTCGGCTATCTCCCGCAGGACCTCACCCTCGACGTCACGCTCTCGGTCGACCAGGCCCTCGGTATCGCCACCACCCGTCAAGCCATCGCGGCCATCGAGGCGGGTGACGCGTCCGAGGCCAACTTCGCCGCGGTCGGTGACGAGTGGGACGTGGAGGAGCGGGCCGAGGCGATGCTCGGCAAACTCGGCCTCGGCAAGATCGGCCTCGACCGGCGGATCGCCGAGCTGTCGGGTGGCGAGACGATCCTGCTCGGCCTGGCCGCCGAGCTGATGCGCCGCCCGGACGTGCTGCTGCTCGACGAGCCCACCAACAACCTCGACCTGAACGCACGGCACCGCTTGTACGACGCCGTCGCGTCCTTCCGTGGTGCGTTGCTGGTGGTCAGCCACGACCGCGAGTTGCTCGACCAGGTGGACCAGATCGGCGAGCTGCGGCAAGGCGATCTCACCTGGTACGGCGGCAACCTCACGGCGTACGAGCAGGCCGTCGCGATCGAGCAAGAAGCAGCCGAGCGGATGGTGCGCGCGGCCGAATCCGACGTACGGAGGCAGAAACGTGAACTGATCGAGGCCCGGATGAAGATCGACAAGCGGGCGGCCCAAGGGCAACGGGCCCAGGACGCGGGCGGTATTCCGAAGATCGTCGCGGGCGGTTTGAAGCGGAGCGCGCAGGTCGCGGCCGGGAAACACCGGAACCTGCACATCGATCGGCTCGAAACCGCAAAGGAATCCCTGGCCGAGGCTGAGGCTCGCGTCCACGATGACGACAGCATCCGGATCGACCTGCCAGCCACCGCCGTACCGGCCGGGCGGATCGTCGTTCAACTGGACGGGCTGGCGCTGAGGACCGGCCAGGAGATCGAGCTGGAGATCCGGGGGCCGGAGCGGATCGCCCTGGTCGGGGCCAACGGCGCGGGCAAGAGCACGTTGTTGCACGCCATCGTCAACGCGCAGGCGCCGGTCGTGCCGTACCGGTTGCTGCCGCAGCGGCTCGACCTGCTGCGGGATGACCTGACCATCGCGGAAAACCTGGCTCTCAGTGCACCGCATGCCGACAACAACGAAAGACGCGCTCGGCTCGCGCGGTTCCTCTTCCGAGGGCGTGCTGCGGATCAGCTTGTCGGCACGTTGTCGGGTGGCGAGCGGTTCCGGGCGACGCTGGCGGCGTTACTGCTGGCGGAACCACCGCCGCAGTTGCTGATGCTGGACGAGCCGACGAACAACCTCGACCTGGCGAGTGTGGCCCAGCTGACCGACGCCCTCGCGTCGTACGCCGGGGCCTTGATCGTGGCGAGCCACGACCTGCCCTGGCTGCGGTCGATCGGCATCACCCGCTGGCTCCAACTCGACGACGACGGCCTGACGGCCATCGACCCACTCTGACCTGGAAGGGGGACTGATGATCACGAGTACGGATCTCAAGTTCGCCTGGCCGGACGGAGCCGTCGTGTTCGACGGCCTGTCGTTCGTGGCCGGCCCGGTCCGCACCGGGCTGGTCGGCCGCAATGGCACCGGCAAGTCCACCCTGCTGCGGCTGATCGCCGGCCGCTTGACGCCGCAGCAGGGCGACATCCGGTACGCCGGAACGCTCGGCTATCTCCCGCAAGACCTGCCACTCGACGTGGCGCAGACGGTCGCCGAGGTCCTCGGTATCGCCGTCATCCGTCAGGCCATCGCGGCCATCGAGGCGGGTGACACGTCCGAGGCCAACTTCGCCGTGGTCGGTGACGAGTGGGACGTGGCGGAGGAGGCCGAGGTCATGCTGGCCAAGGTCGGCCTCGGCGCGATCGGCCTCGACCGGCGGATCGGTGAACTGTCCGGTGGCGAGACCATCCTGCTCGGCCTCGCGGCGGAGCTGTTGCGGCGACCGGACGTGCTGCTCCTCGACGAACCCACCAACAACCTCGATCGCGACACCCGGCTCAAGCTGTACGACGCGGTCGACGCCTTCCGGGGCACGCTGCTGGTCGTCAGTCACGACCGGGAGCTGCTCGACAAGGTGGACCAGATCGGCGAGCTCCGCCAGGGCGAACTCACCTGGTACGGCGGCAACCTGACCGCCTACGAGCAGATCGTCGCGATCGAGCAGGAGGCGGCGCAGCGTTTGGTCCGGACGGCGGCGGCCGATCTGCGCAAGCAGAAGCGCGATCTGGCCGCGGCCCGGGTCCAGCTCGACCGGCGAGTGCGGTACGGCCAGAAGATGTGGAACACCAAACGCGAGCCAAAGGTGGTGATGGGTAATCGGAAGCAGTCCGCGCAAGTTGCCGCCGGCAAACATCGGAACCTGCACCTGGACCGGGTCAAGTCGGCCCAGGACGCGCTGACCCACGCCGAGGCGCTGGTGTACGACGACGACTCCATCCGCATCGACCTGCCGGGAACGGCTGTCCCCACCGGCCGGTTGGTTGTGCGGCTCGAGCGGCACCGGCTCGCCACCGGTCAGCGGATCGACCTGGAG
Encoded here:
- a CDS encoding ABC-F family ATP-binding cassette domain-containing protein translates to MITSTDLKFAWPDGAVVFDGLSFVAGPVRTGLVGRNGTGKSTLLRLIAGRLTPQQGDIRYAGTLGYLPQDLPLDVAQTVAEVLGIAVIRQAIAAIEAGDTSEANFAVVGDEWDVAEEAEVMLAKVGLGAIGLDRRIGELSGGETILLGLAAELLRRPDVLLLDEPTNNLDRDTRLKLYDAVDAFRGTLLVVSHDRELLDKVDQIGELRQGELTWYGGNLTAYEQIVAIEQEAAQRLVRTAAADLRKQKRDLAAARVQLDRRVRYGQKMWNTKREPKVVMGNRKQSAQVAAGKHRNLHLDRVKSAQDALTHAEALVYDDDSIRIDLPGTAVPTGRLVVRLERHRLATGQRIDLEVRGPERIALVGANGVGKTTLLRAIDPLVPSGFLPQRLDLLRNNLTIAENLAIRAPEADKNKRRARLARFLFRGRAADQLVGTLSGGERFRATLAALLLAEPPPQLLMLDEPTNNLDLASAAQLTDALAAYQGALIVASHDHAWLATIGITRWLSLSADGLKG
- a CDS encoding ABC-F family ATP-binding cassette domain-containing protein, translated to MVNSHISTALSCTDLHFAWPDGDVVFDGLSFVAGPVRSGLVGRNGTGKSTLLRLIAGRLKPQGGVVKYAGTLGYLPQDLTLDVTLSVDQALGIATTRQAIAAIEAGDASEANFAAVGDEWDVEERAEAMLGKLGLGKIGLDRRIAELSGGETILLGLAAELMRRPDVLLLDEPTNNLDLNARHRLYDAVASFRGALLVVSHDRELLDQVDQIGELRQGDLTWYGGNLTAYEQAVAIEQEAAERMVRAAESDVRRQKRELIEARMKIDKRAAQGQRAQDAGGIPKIVAGGLKRSAQVAAGKHRNLHIDRLETAKESLAEAEARVHDDDSIRIDLPATAVPAGRIVVQLDGLALRTGQEIELEIRGPERIALVGANGAGKSTLLHAIVNAQAPVVPYRLLPQRLDLLRDDLTIAENLALSAPHADNNERRARLARFLFRGRAADQLVGTLSGGERFRATLAALLLAEPPPQLLMLDEPTNNLDLASVAQLTDALASYAGALIVASHDLPWLRSIGITRWLQLDDDGLTAIDPL